One Oncorhynchus gorbuscha isolate QuinsamMale2020 ecotype Even-year unplaced genomic scaffold, OgorEven_v1.0 Un_scaffold_6308, whole genome shotgun sequence DNA segment encodes these proteins:
- the LOC124029423 gene encoding fish-egg lectin-like isoform X1, which translates to MRATAAVLLVLCLLTISHAWDCQEVENIKNLMQIDAGLGQVVATDTSQIPYYLVGDEWIRLPGSLKHITVGPAGIWGVNKDYAIYKYVAGNWVQGAGLLKQLDAGGEQFIVGANMDDTPFCLTRSATVGYKGPGSPLPWTGLPGAVKYYSCGPFGCWAVNKNDDIYLMSLNQDCQNNGWSHIGGKLSMIEVATDGSVFGVTSAGHVYTRDGITASKPEGTGWSHIPMCMRMGHVTYDLGRLWVISKSGVTMVCTP; encoded by the exons ATGAGAGCGACTGCAGCCGTCCTATTGGTCCTATGTCTCCTGACCATCAGTCATG CCTGGGACTGTCAGGAGGTAGAAAACATCAAGAATCTGATGCAGATCGATGCAGGACTGGGACAAGTGGTTGCTACGGACACAAGTCAAATCCCCTACTACCTGGTAGGTGATGAATGGATCCGCCTGCCTGGTTCCCTGAAGCATATCACTGTAGGACCAGCAGGGATCTGGGGTGTCAACAAGGACTATGCAATCTACAAGTATGTGGCCGGTAACTGGGTGCAAGGTGCAG GCCTTCTGAAACAGTTGGATGCTGGAGGTGAACAGTTTATTGTGGGGGCCAACATGGACGATACTCCATTCTGTCTGACACGTAGTGCCACAGTTGGCTACAAGGGTCCAGGATCACCTCTTCCATGGACAGGATTGCCAGGAGCTGTGAAGTACTACAGCTGTGGACCCTTTGGGTGCTGGGCAGTCAACAAGAATGATGATATCTACTTAATGAGT CTGAATCAAGACTGTCAAAACAACGGGTGGAGTCACATTGGCGGCAAGCTTTCCATGATTGAGGTGGCAACTGATGGTAGTGTCTTTGGGGTCACCTCTGCAGGCCATGTTTATACCAG AGACGGCATCACAGCCAGTAAACCAGAGGGCACCGGATGGAGCCATATCCCAATGTGCATGCGCATGGGCCACGTGACCTATGACCTGGGCCGTCTTTGGGTCATCTCCAAGTCTGGAGTCACCATGGTGTGCACACCTTAG
- the LOC124029423 gene encoding fish-egg lectin-like isoform X2, which translates to MSPAWDCQEVENIKNLMQIDAGLGQVVATDTSQIPYYLVGDEWIRLPGSLKHITVGPAGIWGVNKDYAIYKYVAGNWVQGAGLLKQLDAGGEQFIVGANMDDTPFCLTRSATVGYKGPGSPLPWTGLPGAVKYYSCGPFGCWAVNKNDDIYLMSLNQDCQNNGWSHIGGKLSMIEVATDGSVFGVTSAGHVYTRDGITASKPEGTGWSHIPMCMRMGHVTYDLGRLWVISKSGVTMVCTP; encoded by the exons ATGTCTCCT GCCTGGGACTGTCAGGAGGTAGAAAACATCAAGAATCTGATGCAGATCGATGCAGGACTGGGACAAGTGGTTGCTACGGACACAAGTCAAATCCCCTACTACCTGGTAGGTGATGAATGGATCCGCCTGCCTGGTTCCCTGAAGCATATCACTGTAGGACCAGCAGGGATCTGGGGTGTCAACAAGGACTATGCAATCTACAAGTATGTGGCCGGTAACTGGGTGCAAGGTGCAG GCCTTCTGAAACAGTTGGATGCTGGAGGTGAACAGTTTATTGTGGGGGCCAACATGGACGATACTCCATTCTGTCTGACACGTAGTGCCACAGTTGGCTACAAGGGTCCAGGATCACCTCTTCCATGGACAGGATTGCCAGGAGCTGTGAAGTACTACAGCTGTGGACCCTTTGGGTGCTGGGCAGTCAACAAGAATGATGATATCTACTTAATGAGT CTGAATCAAGACTGTCAAAACAACGGGTGGAGTCACATTGGCGGCAAGCTTTCCATGATTGAGGTGGCAACTGATGGTAGTGTCTTTGGGGTCACCTCTGCAGGCCATGTTTATACCAG AGACGGCATCACAGCCAGTAAACCAGAGGGCACCGGATGGAGCCATATCCCAATGTGCATGCGCATGGGCCACGTGACCTATGACCTGGGCCGTCTTTGGGTCATCTCCAAGTCTGGAGTCACCATGGTGTGCACACCTTAG